In Coleofasciculus sp. FACHB-1120, the genomic stretch GGGGATGATTTGCAGCCATCAAGATTTCGATGCGTTCATTGTATAAGACATCGACCACCATATCCGGGCTAGCTGTTAAAAAGCGGTTATTCATCACGATCGCGACATCAACCATTCCGTCTCGCAAGACTTTGAGAGCGCGATCGCTTCCTAGGGAAGTTACCCGCAGCTGTACCGCCGGGTAATCTCGGCAAAACTGCTGTAACACGGAGGGCAAGTATTGGGCGCAAACTGAGTGAATCGCTGCCACACAGAGTTCTGGTTGCTTTCCTGCCAACAAGTCTGCTAATTCTTGTGTGGCTTGTTGCCACTCTTGGCAAATTTTCCGGGCGCGGGGCAAAAAGCGTTCGCCCCCGACTGTTAGCTTTGCCTGAGCTGTGCGATGAAACAGAGAAATACCAAGGTCTGTTTCCAGAGACTGGATTTGCCTGCTAATCGTGGACTGAGTGAACCCACACTTTCGCGCCGCTTGCTGAAAGCTGCCGGTTTCAGCAACTGCCAGAAAGGCTTGCAACTGCTCTAGTCGCATGATATGTAGCCTAAATTACATTTAAAGCCGATGAAATGAATTTAGCGGATTTGCTTAACTGTTTTGGTAGGGCTTGATACAGCAGCTTATTCAGGGTGGCACACGCGGGTTTTACCATAGCAGGAACGGGAAAACCATTGGAAATAAATACCCTGTCCGCCAACCGTATACTCAGCAATGCGATGCTGTAAGCGATCGCATCAAAATGAGTGATGAAAATATCCCTTAACAGTCTCTGATGAATCAGCATGAAGAAACAACCGTCGCTCCTAGTAGCCAGCCGAAACCAACACAACTTGCAACTATTAGCACAATTCCTGATTCAGGAAGGATACCCGATTCTCACCGCTGACAGTTTAGAGGAGTTTGAGCAAGCTTTGAGACATTCGGCGCAAATCAGTCTCGCCTTAGTCGATATCTCTAGCATCGACAGTCGGATTTGCGAATGGCTGCGACAGGAAGCAATCCCCATTCTGATGCTTTCTAATCAGGCTGACTCAATCGACTGGCAGTTTGCACTGATCGCTGGCGCTGCTGACTATCGCATCAAACCCATCGGTAAAGCAGAACTGTTGACGCGAGTGAGTTCAATTTTGAAACACAAATCTAAGCATGAGCTTGGCAAAGCCGACGAGAAGAAGCAGCGAAAAGTGACGCTTCTCCGACCTGAGTCTCCCCAAATGTTCGATGATTTGGCTTTTAGAGACGCCCTGACAGGAATTGCCAACCGCCATCATTTTGAAGAAATTCTGGAACGGGAATGGAGACGTGCTGCCAGAGAGGCAAGGTTTCTGTCGATGATTATCATTAATCTGGATTTTTTCAAGGTTTTTAAAGAGACCTACGGACTTCAGCGAGGCGATTATTGTCTCAGAGAAGTCGCAAAATCTCTCAGCGCTGCTGTGAAAAGATGTGGAGATGTTGTCGCTCGATATGGAGGTGAAGAATTTGTGACACTTCTCCCTGATACCAATCGCTCTGGGGCGATTGTCGTAGCCGAGGCAATGCGTTTAAATGTGACAGCTTTAAATATTTCCTACGCAAATTCCCCGATTGGGGATCGAGTGACTATCAGTTTAGGCGTTGCTACGTTGATTCCTGAGAGAAATTCCACACCGCAAGCTTTGATTGCTGAAGCGCAAAGGATGCTATCTGTAGCCAAAGAAGAAGGACGCGATCGCTTTAAAATCCATCCGATTGCAGGGAATCCGTAGGATATAAACACCTAATATTCTGTCATTGTCCACGAGAATATGGCAATTTTGCCTGAATTACGCTAGCAATATAGAGAAACCAAAATAAAAGGGGAAATTTAAAGAAGCCACTGTAGATTTTAGCGGCACGAAACCCACACTACCTGGGAATTCTGGCTTAATTCCTCTGCAAAGAAGGGAGTTTTGTCAAAAGTGCTAACCGTTTAGAATCGCTCGATTTAGCCCCGATCCAGCCAAAAGCAATAGGTCTGGCGCTGATCGACAAGGACGTTTTTTACCAACGTGTTGAGAATGCTGCAAACGAATTCGGAATCGGCAAATACCCTTTCTCTCTGGCTCTAAGCAAAGCGCCGTTATTGAGCAGCTAAGTCTACCTCACGGAATGCAGAGTACATTAGTTAAACCGCTAGTAAACTGCTAGTTGTCAGAAAGTTCCTAGGGATCGTTCGCAATCTACTAAGAGATTAAGTATGAGCCGGATTTTGTTGCTTGTAGAGCAAAAAGAAAACCGCCGCCTGCTCTCAGAGTGGCTTGCTGGGCATCACGAAGTATTGCTACCCGATGAAAAAGAGAACAGAAGAGAGGGAGCCGAGGAGTCAGGGAGCCGGGAAGAAATATTATTCAGCCCTCAGCCTCGTAGAGACGCGCTCAATCGGCATCTCCTCAGTTCTCAGCCTTCTCAGCCGGAATGGGGTCTCCCCGCCCTAGCGGCGCTCAGCACTCAGCACGGGCAGGGTACTGTTCTGCCCCTTCCGCTCAGTCCTCAATCCTTAATCCTCAACATTCCTTTTGATCTATGCATTTTAGATAGCTTGGCTCTACAACAGCTTTGGGAACAGGTACAAGCTAGAAAAGCATCTGAATTACCAGTTTTTCTGCCATTTCTGTTGATTGTTCCTCGTCAGGATGTGGGGTTGATGACTCGACACTTGTGGAAAAGTGTTGATGAGTTAGTCACCATCCCCATTGAGAAGATGGAATTGCAGGTGCGAGTGGAGATGTTGTTGCGGACGCGACAACTCTCGTGGGATCTCAAACAGTGCCATGCTGAGTTAAAGGAGACAAACGAGCGATCGCAACAGGAAATTGTCAAGCATCAGCAAGCAGAAGCCCAACTCCGACAAAGCGAAGAAAAATTCCGGCAGTTTCTCGAAGCAGCACCAGACGCGATCGCAATTGTTGGCGCAAGCGATCGCATCGTTCTCGTTAACACTCAAACTGAGAAAATGTTTGGCTATGAACGCGATGAATTGCTTGGCAATACCTTGGAGATGTTGCTACCCGATTACATCCGGCGCGTACACGATAAAGAACGCACCGACTCTTGTTGTGAACCTCAAGTCCCACCAATGGGAGTGGGTTTTGAGCTATTTGCCCGACGCAAGGATGGCAGTGAGTTCCCCGTAGATGTCAGCCTCAGCCACATTGAAACCCCGCAAGGATTTCTCGTCACTAGCATTATCCGCAACATCACCGTTCGCAAGCAAGCAGAAGAAGAAATTCACAAGGCGTTAGAACAAGAGCGACAATTAGGTGAATTGAAATCTCGCTTTGTGTCAATGGTTTCTCACGAGTTTCGCAATCCGCTGACCTCGATTTCTCTTTCTGCCCATATGTTAGAACATTGCTCTAATGAATGGTCTCAGGAGAAAAAAAGCAAATATTTACTGCGGATTAAAGACATCGTGAGAAATATGACAGATTTGTTAGAAGATGTGCTTTTAATCGGCAGAGCAGATGCTGGAAAATCAGAATTCAACCCAGTCTCCCTCGACCTAACAGAATTCTGCCGTAATTTAGTAGAAGAAATCCAAATGAGTGCTAGCAATCAGCACCAGATAAATTTTGTTAGCAATCAAACCCAACTCAATCCTGAAAGTTTAAATAGTGAAGTTTCCTCTCTTCAATGTTCTCATCTAGAAGTTTTAACCAGTTATGAAAATGAATCCGACACCATCGTTTTTATGGATGAAAAATTGCTGCGACAAATACTTAATAATTTGTTGTCCAATGCCATTAAATATTCCCCCCAAGGCGGTATCGTGCATTTTGCATTGACTTATGAGAATAGAGAGGCAACTTTTCAAATTAGAGATGAAGGAATCGGCATTCCTCCAGCAGATTTATCCCGGCTCTTTGAAACATTTCATCGAGCCAAAAATGTTGGTAAAATTCCTGGAACTGGCTTAGGGCTGGCAATTGTCAAAAGATGCGTAGAAATACATGGAGGCAAAATAGCAGTGGATAGCCAAGTTGGGGTAGGCACGACTTTTTCCGTGACACTTCCTTGTTAACTTGCTTGTTAATAGTCATTGGTTACGGGTGATTCGCTAGTGACTAATGATGATTAACTAATCACGATTAACTGTCCATTCTTTTAAAGCGATCGCTATCCCTTGTTTTAATTCGGGGGTGAGATTTTCGTTGTTAGCGAGTTGTTTTAATTGCTGGTAAGCGACGGGAAATTTTTTGAGGGCAGCAATCGCGTGCAGTTTTACCCCCGCATCGGGATCTGCCAACAGCTCAATTAACTGGTTGATCGCGATGGCATCGCCTAGCTGTCCCCATGCCATTGCTACCGCTTGTTTAACCTTGGGATCTTGAGCAGTTGAGCTTTCTGATTCAAGTGCTGTCACCAGGATTTTAGCGGCGGTTGGGACTAATCTTGGAGAATCCACTCGCCCTAAAACGGTGACAATTTCCTGCCATAACACCGGAGACTCAACAGAAAGAGCTTGTTGCAAATACTCCAAGGCGGCTGCTGTTTGGGGGAGCGATCGCACGATGTCTACTTGCAAGCTAAGCGGCGTATTCGGGGACGCGAGTACCTGAAACAAGGCAGCGGCGGCTTCATCTGTCCCCAGCCGTCCTAATGCGATCGCACTATGCTGGCAAACTTCCAAATTAAAGTCAAATAGCAGCGGTTGCAGCTGAGTTACCAGATCCAATTCTTCTAATAAATCGGAACGCATCCCCAAGCCAATTACGGCTTCTTTTCTCACCTGTGCCGCTGGATCTTGCAAGGCATCCATCAATACTGGCGGAATCCGGCTGTCGTGAAAACTACCCAGTGCTTCAATCGCCGCGGCTCGAATCGAAGATTGGGGATCTTGAACCACGTTCAGGAGAGGCGCAATCGTTTCGGAACGGCGGATCTGGGCAAGCGATCGCACGGCTAACAGTCGTGTCTCTGGTTCTGCTAATAATTCGGTCAATGCCTCCACAGCAGGGGAGCCGATATGCGCTAAAGCAGCCGCTGCTGCCACGGTGAGTTCTTCATCCTCAGATGTTTTCAGCAGCTCTACTAAGGCGGTGATGACGGCAGGATTGTCAAATTCTCCCAAGATGCGACCAGCGAACCAACGCTCCTCCAAGTCTGCGTCTTCGTCTTTCAGGATGGAAATCAAAGGTGCGATCGCGCCTTCCCCTAGCTTGGGTAACACCTTCGCCACTTCCCACCGTTCCTGAAAATCCCCGGCGTCAAGTACATCTAAAGCCAGGTTCAGTAATTGCTCTAAGTAAAGCGAGTTAGAATCTTCTCCTCTTTCCGACTCCCCCTGCCTTCCCTCTTCTTTGCTAAGTGGCAGTTGCTGCAAGCATTGGTTTAACAATGACCAGTTTTTTTGCTGTGCCGCAATAGTAGCCTGCTCTAAAACACTTAATAACATCATTTAAATCACTTTTACTCAATTTTAACCCGACACGCTTGACGTAAACTAACGACCCTTGTTTCCTGAACCTGGATGCCTTTGAGTTTCACAAGCTAGTTTACCTAGAATCTTGGTGGAGATACTAGATTTGCCGATATTGCCGATAAATTAGTATAGAGGCTGCGCTTGCTTGATTTTGACGAATAGAAACCTTTCTCAATCAACTCCTGCTCCGTCTGCAAATGTAAAACAAGCATTGATTTAATGCATTAATTTTATTGTTAAATAATTGTATAATTAAAAGAACTAAATTGCAGCCTTTCTCTTTTATAACTAATTTTTTAAATCAATATTGACTAACCGTATAGGCTTATTGAAGGTAGATAGTTTTATAAAATTGTTGCCGCTCTCTACAATTAATATGGCAATCGATTTCTTCCTGTCACGCAGCCTCAAAGTCGGCAATTGAACATTTTGGGTAGGAAAAACTGATGCTAGTAACGATGGAACTGCGCTGGTTTTATCACGGCATAATCCCCACACAGATTGAACATTGGTTTAATCAAGAGAGCCTCAGTGGACAGATGGAATCGCCAGAAAATAGAGAAGACTGGTATTTATACTTACCTAACTGTGATTACCTGGGTATCAAACTGCGGCAAGGAAAGCTGGAAATCAAGTGGCGTCAAGCCGAATTAAAAGTGCTGCGTTTTGGGGATTTGGTGGAGGGGAAAGCAGAGAAATGGGCGAAGTGGACGTGTGAAGATCCCACCTCAAAATGCTTTATTCCCGCAGAGGTGGCGGGAAAAGAGTCGTGGATGAGTGTGAAGAAGGAGCGATCGCAGCGTGTTTACCAAGACTGTGCTGTTGAACTCACTCAGCTAAATATTAATGGCAAGGATTCGTGGAGTCTGGCTTTTGAAGCTACAGGCGAAGATGACAAGCTCATGGATAACCTTGGAACAGTAGCCAGCCAAGTATTTCAAACTTACCAAGGTTCAAAGTTGCAAGGTAAGGATTCTTTTGCTTATCCTAACTGGCTGTCTGTAGTTGGGGAGTGACGCTAGCGCACTGACCCAATCTATAATCTTTATTCACTCAACAGTATTAACCGTGGAATCGTAACGCGACGATTGGCAGTAAGCTATTTTACGGCGTTCGTGGCGATTCAACATGGCAACGATTAACGATAACTACCTCAAACTCAAAGCTGGCTATCTGTTTCCGGAAATTGCGCGGCGGGTGAATGCCTTCGCAGAGGCAAATACTGACGCAAAAATTATTCGCCTGGGAATTGGCGATGTCACCGAACCCCTACCAGAAGCCTGTCGCACGGCGATGATTAAAGCCGTTGAAGATATGGGCGATCGCGCTTCCTTCAAAGGCTATGGCCCAGAACAGGGTTATGCTTGGTTGCGGGAGAAAATTGCGGCGCATGACTTCCAAGCGCGGGGATGCGACGTTGATGCTTCCGAAATCTTCATCTCCGACGGTTCTAAGTGCGACACGGGTAACATTCTCGATATCTTTGGCGACGATAACGCGATCGCTGTCACCGATCCGGTTTATCCCGTGTATGTAGACACCAACGTAATGGCGGGACACACTGGTGCTGCTAACGATAAAGGCGAGTTTGGCGGCTTGGTGTACATACCCATCACCGCAGAGAACAACTTCACCGCTGAGATTCCCTCGCAGAAAGTTGACTTAATTTATCTCTGCTTCCCCAATAATCCTACGGGAGCAACCGCCACCAAGGAACACCTGAAAGCATGGGTGAACTATGCGAAAGCTCATGGCTCAATCATTTTCTTTGATGCGGCTTACGAAGCTTTTATCACCGATCCAGCGCTTCCCCATTCCATCTACGAGATTGAAGGTGCAAGAGATTGTGCGATTGAGTTTCGCTCGTTTTCCAAGAATGCAGGCTTTACCGGAACCCGTTGTGCATTGACGGTTGTGCCGAAAACGCTGAAAGCACAAGCCGCCGATGGTTCTGATGTGGAACTGTGGAAGCTGTGGAACCGCCGCCAGTCCACCAAGTTTAATGGCGTGTCTTACATCGTGCAACGCGGTGCAGAGGCAGTTTACTCTGAGGAAGGACAGGCGCAAACGAAGGCGCTAGTCAACTTCTACATGGAAAATGCCAAGATTATCCGCGAACAACTGACAGCAGCCGGATTAGCGGTGTATGGCGGCGTGAATGCGCCTTATGTGTGGGTGAAAACGCCCAATGGTTTATCGAGTTGGGATTTCTTCGATAAGTTGCTGCAAACTTGCAATGTTGTCGGAACTCCTGGTTCTGGTTTCGGTGCTGCGGGGGAAGGTTATTTCCGCATTTCGGCATTTAATAGCCGGGAAAATGTGAATGAGGCGATGAAGCGAATTACCGAGAAATTTAAAGTGTAAAAGGTTGCGGTGGGCAATGCCCACCCACGCTACCACTACGTCAACTTGCTGTACAGTTTTTACTAAAGAGAGACAGAATTTCGGTAGTTGAGCTTCGAGCCTGGGATGAGCGACCAAGAAGAACCCGTAATCATGGAAAGAATTTCCGATGAAGCTTTGGTGGTTCGAGGAGGTGCTAACCGTCCGGTAGACATTCAGCGAGGGATTGGGATTCATCCAAGTCCAAGTGGTGTAAGTGGAGTATCGGTACAGAGTGCAGCAGGCGTATCTCTAGCAGAACTAGCAGCAGCAATTCCTCATACACAAGTCGGTGTTACAACTGTAGAAGAGGTTCGTCAAGCAGGTGGTGATGTAATTCGCACTTCTGGAAGAAGTCCATATCATGCAACCTTAACTGGACTATTTCCTGAACAGATGAGCGCTCTTTTAACTCCAACAATCGCTAACCCAGCACGAGAAACTTAGACATTAGAGAAAAGATATGGAAAAGCTGAGAGTTTTTGCAGACTTTCATAATGCAGATGTTGAAGATCGGCTGCGTTTAAACTGTATTGGAACTATGGAAGACCTAGCTCATCAGCAAATCTCATTGCAAGATGGTCAAGTTCTTACACTTTACAGTGAGGAGTTGGAAGTTGATGGTGTAATCCAGTATTCGACAGAAGAAAACTTGTGGGTTGCTGTAATTGATTGGAATGCAATTCGGGAAAGAGAGTTGATTGTCCAGACTGAAAACTAGCATTAATAGAGCGAATCTTGATGGCTAGCACTACTCAACGGCTCACCCTGCAAGAGTTCCTGAAGCTGCCAAATATTGAGGAGTCGCCAGCTTGGGAGTTAGTAGACGGACAAATAAATCAAAAATCTATGCCCATAGCTTTCCACAGCATCTTGCAGAAACGGCTGATGGCTACAATTGACCAAGTGGATTCACCCTATGAAGCTTTTCCAGAGCTACGCTGCATCTTAAGTAGTAATTCTGTCGTTCCTGATATTACAGTTATTCACCAAGACCGAGTCCCTTCTGAGAATATCGCTGTTGAAGGTGCCCCTGATTGGATGATTGAGATCCTTTCACCCGACCAAAGCACCACTAAATTGATTGCTAAAATTCAAACTTGCCTGCAAGAAGGAACTTAATTAGGGTGGCTTATCGATCCGACAGAAGGAGTGATTATTGTGCTGTGGTCAGATACTCGGATGGCATTGCTGAGAGATAGCGATCGCTTGCCTGTACCCCAAGATATCCCATTAGAACTGACAGTTGAGCGAGTATTTAGCTAGTTACGGCGGGCAAGTTGAGGATATATAATAATAAGTCTCAATGGTTTTGGTAGGTAAGGCTCACCCTGCGAACAGCCAAAGGTGTTTGACGAACCAGAACAGCAGCTTCCCGTCCCTTTATTTGCTAGCGAACTACATCTGACTGTAGGGGTTGTATTTGGTATATTTACCTTTTAGGCAAGCAAGAATAGGTTTAAAAATAAATGCAACTAAATAACCCTGTGCTTATTGGTGTATTTATTACTTCTATTACTGCTATTGCTAGTGTGATTACTACTTTGCTTACTTCTCTCATTTCTACTGATTCTCAAACCAGGCGAGAGAATAAAATTTGGCTTAGAAGTGAACTAAGAAATATATATGGGGGAGCTATTCAAAGCTTGGCAACTCTTCTAACTCTTTCAAGTATTGAAAGCAACATGGATATTATAGAGGGAGCTATAGTTGACGCAAAAAAATGGTTGGCTCTTTCATTAATATATTTTGAACCTAAACAAAAGAAAGCATCTAAATTATTTGAAGAGGAAATATATTTATTTATTTCAGGACAATACAAGCAATTTTTGATTAACGCTAAGATGAAAGGATTCCAACCATCAGAAAAATATCAAGGTGTAAATGATGTTTATGGAGCAGCAGATGTAATGCTTAAAAGAATTATGGAAGTTGCATATCAAGACAAAAGATTATAGTGAGTGGAAAATGGACTTCAGTCAAGGAGATATCTACAGTTTTCAAGCTCACTTAGCTCATCTGATAAGTGTGAGGAGCGATCGCATCTTTACTGTGATCGCTCCCATAAATTCAAGTCAAGGCGCGATCGCTCCCATTAATTGACGGAAAAAGGCGAACGAAGATTGTCTGAATCAGACCTTGACAACTTTCCACAAGATGAAACCAACTACTGCAACTCCAATTCCACCTACTTGCAGTATGTTATGCAACATCGCGCCTGAAACCCCCAGGAATACCAGGACAATTGACACTGCGATCATTCCTAATCCAATAGTGACAAGGATTTTGCCCCATTGAGGAGCTTTGGTATTTTTCGGTTCGTTCATAAGTTAGGAGTCTATGAATATTTGCTTAGCCAAGAGGGTCTAAAAGTCTTGTAAACCTCTGAAACTATTGTATGAGAAAGTGATGATACTGCTACCGATGAATTCGTTACCTCTACTATTGAGCGCGGTGCGATCGCGCTCATCTAATCCTCAAAGATGGCATCAAACAGCGATCGCTTAACCCTGAAATTTATCCCTACCAGGTCTTGATACAATTGCTCTAAGCTATCAATGGTAATTTTGCTATCTGCTTGAAGTGTCCTAATAATTGCCAACGTTCCCTTAACATTCAGTCCCAAGCGAGTTGCTTCCTTCCTGGCTGCAAAATCATCCAAAATAATGTAGTCTGTTTGCAATTCAATACCAAGCGCGATCGCTTCCGCCTCTCCTCTCCCTAGCCGCATATTTATACTGTTAGCTAAGGAAGTTAATTTAATTGTCTTGGCTGAAACTTTACCGGAATCAATCAAAGCTTTCACTTGCAGACAAGCTTCGTCAGATTTAGCACTGATTTCCTCTGCAACAAATATTGGTAGATAGAATTTATCGGTAGAGTCAACAAAACTATCCAAAAATTGCAGCCGTGATAAAAAAATTAATGGGGAGGAGTTAAAAATGACCTTCAAGAGAGCTTACCAATTCTTCTCAAGTGGAATATCTTGTGGAGTTAAATAGGAAAACTCAAGCCCCATCAAGTCTAATAACGTAAGAAATGCATCCGGCTCTACTCCCATAATTTCTGCTGCTTTTTTCAAGCTAATAAGTTTAGAAAACAAAGCTCCCAACACAAACAGAAATATTTCTTTCTGCTCAATATCGTCGAATAGTTGTATTTCTGAAGCAACGCTTCTTAGCACTTCCTTGCTAGTCATGGGGCTTTTAGACTAATGGCAGGATACGCTTTAAGCATAGACTATTTACCTTGACATAAATACTATTGACTAAAAAACTTCTCACCAGTAGCACTTAAGCCATATCAACTCGCTTTAAGGAGTCTTGACTCTACTGTTAGATTGCAAGCAAAGATACATTCACGGTATTCGAGTGGATACCGATGCTGTCTAGTGAGTTTTGAAATTGAAGCAGCCGCAAAGAGCCGAATAGACAAGCTTTACTAGAGGAGTCAGAATAAGCGAACGATCGCTTCCATAAATTGACGGGGTTAATTAATTGACAGAAATGTGCGATCGCAAACTATATCAGTGGGTAGAGCTTAGTGTGGCGGGGTGATCTATCTTAAGGTTCTACCTAGTCCTTGAGAAATTTTCTAGCGTGAAGGTATAGCTCACTCAAGCATAGAAAAAAGATTTTTATGACAACCGACGTTTCTACTGATATCAACAAGAACAAAGGTATTAATGGATCGCTTTTGACTGGCGCTCTTTTGATTGTTTTGGGGATAGTTGCGATCGCTGTACCGAATGTCTCGACAATTGTCGCTGAGACTTGGATTGCTTTGATCCTAGCTAGTGCGGGAGCGACTAAGGCAGTCTATGCCTTTCAAACTCGCGAGCAAGGCGGTTTCATTTGGAAACTCCTGTTGAGCGCCCTCTACATTGCCACAGGCGTAATGCTTTTCTTTTACCCCTTAACAGGTGTCCTGACGCTGACTCTGTTGCTAGGTAGCTTTTTGCTGACAGAAGGTGTATTCAACCTGATCCTGGCATTCCGGGTGCGTCCGCAACAGAATTGGACATGGGTACTGACAGACGGCATCATTACGCTAGTGTTGGGCGCAATGATTTGGTTCCAGTGGCCCTTCAATGCGCCTTGGTTGATTGGGACGCTAGTAGGTGTCAGCGTTCTGTTTACGGGAGTTTCCCGCCTGATGCTGTCACTGAATAAGCGTTCTGCCTTGAATGAATCTAACCAAGCTGCTTAAGTTTCAAGCGCTGTGGTCTGGTGTAAGGCGGGTAATCTCTTAAGAAAATTGCCCGCAAGTTCCATAGAGGCGATCGCATCCTAATAGCGATCGCTTTTATCTCAGGAAAAGTGCGATCGCGTTCTCAGGTTAAATGATTACTGAAGCGAGTCCTGATACAAAGTTTGCAATAAATTTTCTAACTTTTCTTCAGGACAGCACTCAATCAACGCTTCAAAAACTTCTAACAATTTTGCAGCACTTTCTCCTAAAGTAGGACTCAATCCCCAAACATCTTGTACCCAGTCTTGAGGACGTTCAGCTTCAAAAATCAAGCGTTCTAAGAGTTGCTTTGCTTCTGTCTTGGAGGTAGGCATCGGGTTTAGTTGATGGGTAAAAATTTAATTTTTAGCTGTCCATCTTTAAATAGCATATATAGCCATTCCAGGGTTGGGTGCGATACATCAGTAGGGGTATGGCAATACCCCTACTCGCCGTCATGGCATGAGTGGGCAATACTACTCTACTGCCCAGATAATTTCA encodes the following:
- a CDS encoding LysR family transcriptional regulator, which codes for MRLEQLQAFLAVAETGSFQQAARKCGFTQSTISRQIQSLETDLGISLFHRTAQAKLTVGGERFLPRARKICQEWQQATQELADLLAGKQPELCVAAIHSVCAQYLPSVLQQFCRDYPAVQLRVTSLGSDRALKVLRDGMVDVAIVMNNRFLTASPDMVVDVLYNERIEILMAANHPLTKYKQVPWSELVHYPQVVFKDGYGMQRLVQERFLRQGANLQAVMELNTLDAFRGVVRQGELIALLPQSALVDARQDATLAIRGIDSTPAPGTPNLADALGDPSLSRQVVMVTTRDRLLIPPIQHFCKMVRELVPMQFEGAIGNNTEIGSDASITVN
- a CDS encoding diguanylate cyclase; translated protein: MKKQPSLLVASRNQHNLQLLAQFLIQEGYPILTADSLEEFEQALRHSAQISLALVDISSIDSRICEWLRQEAIPILMLSNQADSIDWQFALIAGAADYRIKPIGKAELLTRVSSILKHKSKHELGKADEKKQRKVTLLRPESPQMFDDLAFRDALTGIANRHHFEEILEREWRRAAREARFLSMIIINLDFFKVFKETYGLQRGDYCLREVAKSLSAAVKRCGDVVARYGGEEFVTLLPDTNRSGAIVVAEAMRLNVTALNISYANSPIGDRVTISLGVATLIPERNSTPQALIAEAQRMLSVAKEEGRDRFKIHPIAGNP
- a CDS encoding PAS domain-containing sensor histidine kinase, coding for MSRILLLVEQKENRRLLSEWLAGHHEVLLPDEKENRREGAEESGSREEILFSPQPRRDALNRHLLSSQPSQPEWGLPALAALSTQHGQGTVLPLPLSPQSLILNIPFDLCILDSLALQQLWEQVQARKASELPVFLPFLLIVPRQDVGLMTRHLWKSVDELVTIPIEKMELQVRVEMLLRTRQLSWDLKQCHAELKETNERSQQEIVKHQQAEAQLRQSEEKFRQFLEAAPDAIAIVGASDRIVLVNTQTEKMFGYERDELLGNTLEMLLPDYIRRVHDKERTDSCCEPQVPPMGVGFELFARRKDGSEFPVDVSLSHIETPQGFLVTSIIRNITVRKQAEEEIHKALEQERQLGELKSRFVSMVSHEFRNPLTSISLSAHMLEHCSNEWSQEKKSKYLLRIKDIVRNMTDLLEDVLLIGRADAGKSEFNPVSLDLTEFCRNLVEEIQMSASNQHQINFVSNQTQLNPESLNSEVSSLQCSHLEVLTSYENESDTIVFMDEKLLRQILNNLLSNAIKYSPQGGIVHFALTYENREATFQIRDEGIGIPPADLSRLFETFHRAKNVGKIPGTGLGLAIVKRCVEIHGGKIAVDSQVGVGTTFSVTLPC
- a CDS encoding HEAT repeat domain-containing protein, whose protein sequence is MMLLSVLEQATIAAQQKNWSLLNQCLQQLPLSKEEGRQGESERGEDSNSLYLEQLLNLALDVLDAGDFQERWEVAKVLPKLGEGAIAPLISILKDEDADLEERWFAGRILGEFDNPAVITALVELLKTSEDEELTVAAAAALAHIGSPAVEALTELLAEPETRLLAVRSLAQIRRSETIAPLLNVVQDPQSSIRAAAIEALGSFHDSRIPPVLMDALQDPAAQVRKEAVIGLGMRSDLLEELDLVTQLQPLLFDFNLEVCQHSAIALGRLGTDEAAAALFQVLASPNTPLSLQVDIVRSLPQTAAALEYLQQALSVESPVLWQEIVTVLGRVDSPRLVPTAAKILVTALESESSTAQDPKVKQAVAMAWGQLGDAIAINQLIELLADPDAGVKLHAIAALKKFPVAYQQLKQLANNENLTPELKQGIAIALKEWTVNRD
- a CDS encoding LL-diaminopimelate aminotransferase, which encodes MATINDNYLKLKAGYLFPEIARRVNAFAEANTDAKIIRLGIGDVTEPLPEACRTAMIKAVEDMGDRASFKGYGPEQGYAWLREKIAAHDFQARGCDVDASEIFISDGSKCDTGNILDIFGDDNAIAVTDPVYPVYVDTNVMAGHTGAANDKGEFGGLVYIPITAENNFTAEIPSQKVDLIYLCFPNNPTGATATKEHLKAWVNYAKAHGSIIFFDAAYEAFITDPALPHSIYEIEGARDCAIEFRSFSKNAGFTGTRCALTVVPKTLKAQAADGSDVELWKLWNRRQSTKFNGVSYIVQRGAEAVYSEEGQAQTKALVNFYMENAKIIREQLTAAGLAVYGGVNAPYVWVKTPNGLSSWDFFDKLLQTCNVVGTPGSGFGAAGEGYFRISAFNSRENVNEAMKRITEKFKV
- a CDS encoding flavoredoxin, which encodes MSDQEEPVIMERISDEALVVRGGANRPVDIQRGIGIHPSPSGVSGVSVQSAAGVSLAELAAAIPHTQVGVTTVEEVRQAGGDVIRTSGRSPYHATLTGLFPEQMSALLTPTIANPARET
- a CDS encoding Uma2 family endonuclease; the protein is MASTTQRLTLQEFLKLPNIEESPAWELVDGQINQKSMPIAFHSILQKRLMATIDQVDSPYEAFPELRCILSSNSVVPDITVIHQDRVPSENIAVEGAPDWMIEILSPDQSTTKLIAKIQTCLQEGT
- a CDS encoding DUF3368 domain-containing protein, coding for MKVIFNSSPLIFLSRLQFLDSFVDSTDKFYLPIFVAEEISAKSDEACLQVKALIDSGKVSAKTIKLTSLANSINMRLGRGEAEAIALGIELQTDYIILDDFAARKEATRLGLNVKGTLAIIRTLQADSKITIDSLEQLYQDLVGINFRVKRSLFDAIFED
- a CDS encoding HdeD family acid-resistance protein; protein product: MTTDVSTDINKNKGINGSLLTGALLIVLGIVAIAVPNVSTIVAETWIALILASAGATKAVYAFQTREQGGFIWKLLLSALYIATGVMLFFYPLTGVLTLTLLLGSFLLTEGVFNLILAFRVRPQQNWTWVLTDGIITLVLGAMIWFQWPFNAPWLIGTLVGVSVLFTGVSRLMLSLNKRSALNESNQAA